Part of the bacterium genome is shown below.
TTTATTTCCAACAAAAGATTAGACACCTCTTTTTTGTATTTGCAATCTGGATATTTTTCAAGGAGTTCCTCGAGGCTTGCCTTTGCTTTTTCTAGGTCTTTCTTTTGTAAAGATTCCTTTGCCAAGCTAAATAATTCGCTTGTTTTTTTCTCTTCTAGCTTCTTTTCCACCTCGCTTTTTAGCCTTAATCCAGAATCATAGTATTTTTCCCCCTTGTTTTTTTCTAAAAAGCCCTTTATTGAATTTAAAGCATTATCATAATCTTGTATTTTAAAATAAGACCAGGCAAGGCTATATTCTGCATAAGGGGTATATGTTGTATCTGGATGAAGGGCAAGAAATTCATTATAGCCTTTTATAGCATCAGGGTATTTCTCTTGATAATAAAGGCTCTCTGCTATTTTAAACCTTGCATAAGGTGTATATGTAGAATAGGGGTATTCTTTTATAAAGCTTAAAAATTTATCATAAGAGCCTGTATATGAGCCTTTCTCAAAGAGCTGTTTTGCATTTTTTATCTTTTCTGTCTCATCCTTGGTTGGCTTTTTTGGAAGAAAGTCGTTAAGTTGGGAGGTGGCATATTCTGCCTCTTTTGTTCCTGGATACTCTATTACAAGCCTTTTTAATACTTCAATTGCCTCTTTCTTTTTGTTTAGCTTAAGATAGCAATCACCAAGCCTTGAAAGGGATGGTTTTACATATTCTGATTCTGGATAAAGAAAAAGGACATTTTTAAACTCCTTTTCTGCCTCATCATATTTTTCTAATTTAAATAGCCCTTCTCCTATTCTATATTGAGCAAGGGGGCTAAATTCTCCTTGGGGTTGATATAAAAGGTATTCCTTATATAGCCCTATTGCGGCTTCAAAATTTCCATTATTAAAGCCTTCATCTGCCTTTTTTATGGTATCTTCAGCCCTTAATAATCTTATAAAAAGAAAAAAAAGAAAAATTGTCTTTTTCATTGTATTTAATATAATAGCAAATCCCTTTTAAGTCAAGCTAGAAAATCTCTTTTAATAAAAGCCTTTCAACATCTTGATCATCAATTGTCCATTTTCCAAGGAATACATCTTCTCCCTTCATTTTTCCATGGCAATCAGAGCCACCTGTTACAAGAAGCCCATATTCTAATGCCTTTCTTCTTAAAAGCTTGGAAAGATTAGGATCAATCTTTGGATGGACAACCTCAACACCCATAATCCCAATTTTTATAAGGCTTGGTAATAATCCTATTGTATCATAAGGGTGTGCAAGGACAGGGATTCCACCCGATGCTTTTATTGTCTCAATTGCCTTCTCTGGCTTTGGAAGGTTTTCCCTCTCAACAAAGCCACATTTTCCAAAGGAAAGATACTTATCAAAACAAGAGAGAACAGAGGAAGAAAACCCCTTATCAAATAAAACCCTTGCAATATGAAGCCTTCCTATAGCACCTGGACCAGACACATTTTTTACCTCCTCATAATCTATCTTTATCCCTGCGCTTTGAAGCTTCTTTACAATCTTTTTTACCCTCTCTTCTCTTCTCTCCCTTATTGGAGCAAGAAAATCCCTCATTCCTTGGTCTTCTATATCTATAACATACCCAAGTATATGAATTTCCTCAATATTCCCCTCTCCTTCACATCCAATTTCAATGCCTGGAATTATTTTTACCTTTGAGGTTACATTTTCTATTTGAGAATAGCTATCCAATATATCGTGGTCTGTAATGCTGATATAAGACAATCCTAGTGCTTTAGCATATTTGATTATCTCCTCTGGTGTAAAGCTACCGTCAGAGTAAATTGTATGAAGATGCAAGTCAGATGGCATTTTAGTCGCTTCGCTTAATTTCTGTTTTTATTTTATCCAAAATCCCATTTATTATTTTATAAGAGGAGCTTGTGCTATACATCTTTGAAAGCTCAATTGCCTCATCAATTATTACGACGGCAGGCGCATCTTTGGAAAATAAAAGCTCATAGATAGCAATTTGAAGAATCTTGTGGTCAATTAGGGCAAGACGCTCTATTTTCCAGTTTTCAAGATGGGATTTTATTATTTTATCAATTGCCTTTTCGTTTTCCTTTACTCCCGAAACAATGCTTAATGAAAAATTATCCCTTTTTTCTGGATATAATGAGAAGAATTTATCTTCTCTCTTTTCTTTTGTTATTTCAAGCCAGTAAAGGAGTTCAAGGCTATATGCCCTTGCCCTTGTCCTTTTTCTCATTTATTGCCTTTAAGAGGTTCACCATCTCAATGGCTGAAATTGCAGCATCCCTTCCCTTGTTTCCAGATTTTGTCCCAGCCCTTTCAATTGCCTGCTCAATTGTATCAGCGGTTATAACCCCAAAGATTACTGGAGTTCCTGTTTCTCGTGAGATGCTTGCTATCCCCTTTGCAACCTCAGAGGCAATATAATCAAAATGTGGCGTATCACCCCTTATTATCACACCAAGCCCAATAATAACATCAAATTTCTTGCTCTTTGCAAGATGTGAGGCAATGTATGGAATCTCAAATGAACCAGGGGTATAAAAAAGGGAGATATTTTCATCTTCTACACCTTCTCTCTTTAAGGTATCTAAACAACCCTCTTTTAGCATATTTCCAATGAATTCATTAAACCTTGAAATGATAATTCCTATTTTAATGCCACATCCATCAAGCTTTCCCTCATATACCTTCATAAAAAAATGTTAACATATTAAAGAGCCTTCTGTCAAATTGTTTAAACTTTCCTTTATTTTCTCCCAATGATTTCCCCTCCAATAATATTTGCCACACAATGTGCAGAGAGAAAAATTATCATAGGAAGAAAAGACAATATCAGGAACATTATGATAAGCCTTTTCTTTTTCTATTCCCTCTAATATTCCATTACAGCTTGGACACCTTGTAAATATATCCTTTATGTCCAAATTAAACCTTTTTATCACTTGCTTAAGCTGGTTTTCTATATCCTCTGATTTTATTAAAAGTGATGTGACAGCAAATCTCTTTACCAAAAGCCTATCCCTTGTAAGGAGAATTCGTCTTTCCTCTTTTGCTTGTTTTATAACCTCATCGTCTGATATTTTTCTGCAATATTTGGCATCATAACCCATAATCCGAAGCCACCTTGCAAGCTTTCCGAGCATATCGTCAAGGATAAACTTCATTTAACGGACACCCCTTACATAATGGCTTGGTTTTTTTGCATACTTCTTTTCCAAGCTTAACGAAAAGGGCATGGTAGTTATTGAATAATTTGACATCTTTTGGAAGATTTTCCATAAATATTGATTGAATGGCATTATAATCTGCTTTTTCATCTATAATCTTATGCCTTACAAGGATTCTCTTTGTATATGCATCAACCACGAATATGGGTTTATTTCCTGCATATAGAAGAATAGAATCTGCGGTTTCATTTCCAATCCCTGATATTTCCAGGAGTTCCTTGCGAAGAGAAAAAAGCCCTTTTTCAAATAATTTTTCAAGGGAGCCATTATATCTTAAAAAGAGAAAATTTATAAATGCTTTAAGCTTCTTTGCCTTTTGGTTGTAAAATCCTGATGGTTTGATAATATTAGCAAGTTTTTCTTCTGGTATTTCATTTATCCTTTCTGGGATTAGGAGATTTTCTTTTTTTAAATTTTCAATTGCCTTTTCTACATTTTTCCAGGCAGTATTTTGGGTAAGGATAGCACCGATTATTATCTCAAATTGAGTTTCACCTGGCCACCAATTCATATCTCCAAATTTATGATAGAGAATTTCATATATCCTTTCAAGGATTTCTTTCATGCAGTAAATTCAAAGGATGCTTGTGTCCAATACAACCGAGCCAATTTGTCATCATTTGAATGAAATTGGGAAGATTCTTTTGGCTCAAATATGAAGCCTTGATTGGTTAGTTGGCTTTCATTATATGTTTTCTCCCAAAGATTCCTTTGTGTTAAAAAGCCATTTTCTATTGATACCTCAATATTTCCTATTTCTACTTCCAATTGGGAAAATGTTTCTCTAAGGTTATTTAGATTTGTTTCTATCAATTCTTTAAGGTGTGGGTTTCCTACGGTAAACTTTGTATCAAGAATACCTTCATTCATTGTAAGCTTCATATTCAGCTTTCCAAGAAATTCTGGTTTAAGAATGATATTCATTTCTGTTTGTGCCTCTTTTAGCTCTAAATCTGCTCTTTGGACTATCTCATAGAGCTTTTTATCTAAAGAAAAGTCTTGTCTCTTTGGATTTTCAATGGAGAAGTTTAATGTTTCAGGAGTTTCTTTTGGTAAGATTGGCTCTTCTAATATATTTGATTGGAAAATGGGGGATTTATTCTCTTTGTAATCTTTGTAATCTTTGGAATCTTTGGAAAAAAATTCATCATTTTCTTTATGTCTCTCAATGTTGATATTATGGTTGTTTTCTTTATCAAAGATTTGGATTGGGGATTCATTAGAATTGCGGATTTCGGAATACGAAGTATTGCGAAGCAATTGCGAATCTTTAATTTCGGATTTCAGATTATAAATTGTTTCCTGCGGCTTATTTTCCTTGGGTATTTCCTTTGGAATGTCTAATCCCTCAGGTTTGTTCCCTATATTCTGTATTCTGGGTTCTCTTGTCTGAATGTCGGTTGTCTGTGCTCTGGTGCTAGTAGGCTGCTCTGGTGCTCTGGTGCTCTGTATTCTATCGGGTATGTTTCATTGCATTGGTAT
Proteins encoded:
- a CDS encoding PHP domain-containing protein, with amino-acid sequence MPSDLHLHTIYSDGSFTPEEIIKYAKALGLSYISITDHDILDSYSQIENVTSKVKIIPGIEIGCEGEGNIEEIHILGYVIDIEDQGMRDFLAPIRERREERVKKIVKKLQSAGIKIDYEEVKNVSGPGAIGRLHIARVLFDKGFSSSVLSCFDKYLSFGKCGFVERENLPKPEKAIETIKASGGIPVLAHPYDTIGLLPSLIKIGIMGVEVVHPKIDPNLSKLLRRKALEYGLLVTGGSDCHGKMKGEDVFLGKWTIDDQDVERLLLKEIF
- the nusB gene encoding transcription antitermination factor NusB, which produces MRKRTRARAYSLELLYWLEITKEKREDKFFSLYPEKRDNFSLSIVSGVKENEKAIDKIIKSHLENWKIERLALIDHKILQIAIYELLFSKDAPAVVIIDEAIELSKMYSTSSSYKIINGILDKIKTEIKRSD
- the ribE gene encoding 6,7-dimethyl-8-ribityllumazine synthase, encoding MKVYEGKLDGCGIKIGIIISRFNEFIGNMLKEGCLDTLKREGVEDENISLFYTPGSFEIPYIASHLAKSKKFDVIIGLGVIIRGDTPHFDYIASEVAKGIASISRETGTPVIFGVITADTIEQAIERAGTKSGNKGRDAAISAIEMVNLLKAINEKKDKGKGI
- a CDS encoding Mut7-C RNAse domain-containing protein, translating into MKFILDDMLGKLARWLRIMGYDAKYCRKISDDEVIKQAKEERRILLTRDRLLVKRFAVTSLLIKSEDIENQLKQVIKRFNLDIKDIFTRCPSCNGILEGIEKEKAYHNVPDIVFSSYDNFSLCTLCGKYYWRGNHWEKIKESLNNLTEGSLIC
- a CDS encoding endonuclease III domain-containing protein, which encodes MKEILERIYEILYHKFGDMNWWPGETQFEIIIGAILTQNTAWKNVEKAIENLKKENLLIPERINEIPEEKLANIIKPSGFYNQKAKKLKAFINFLFLRYNGSLEKLFEKGLFSLRKELLEISGIGNETADSILLYAGNKPIFVVDAYTKRILVRHKIIDEKADYNAIQSIFMENLPKDVKLFNNYHALFVKLGKEVCKKTKPLCKGCPLNEVYP
- a CDS encoding flagellar hook-length control protein FliK, with product MLRNTSYSEIRNSNESPIQIFDKENNHNINIERHKENDEFFSKDSKDYKDYKENKSPIFQSNILEEPILPKETPETLNFSIENPKRQDFSLDKKLYEIVQRADLELKEAQTEMNIILKPEFLGKLNMKLTMNEGILDTKFTVGNPHLKELIETNLNNLRETFSQLEVEIGNIEVSIENGFLTQRNLWEKTYNESQLTNQGFIFEPKESSQFHSNDDKLARLYWTQASFEFTA